In the bacterium genome, CACTGAAATGATTCACACTTGCGCCAAACTCAACGAAGGCTCTGCGTCTCGCGAATCCGCAAGCGAGTCACGATCCACAAGAACTGATTCTTCTTTCACGGCAGACGATGAATCAGTCAGATTGATACGAAAGCGATCTACGGCCTCATCTCTCACTTCATCGAACACACCAAAGCTACCCAATAGAAGCGGTGTTCCCTTTCGGCGAGGAGCGAGAGATGTTACGATGCGCACCAAACAGTAGCGGGCGCGCCATCCCACAAACTCCATTGGCGGAGGTGAAGTGCCACAGTTTGAAGCTGGCAGATAAAGATAGATGACCCCTGAGGGCTCTGATATCAGGAGCTGACGCGCAGCCGATTCCGCAGCACGGAAAGTTTTGAAGACACCTAATCTCTGCGGCAGCTCATCCTTCTCAAATGTCGAACCGGTCGTGTAATAAAATCTCATGATTTTTTCTCTTCTTTTTTGGTGAGCATTTTATGGTTCTTCTTTTTCTTCTTGTTTGTTTTTTATTTTTTTTTTTTAGTCGATCATGTTGATCAAGTTGAACAACGGGCTGTACAGGCTGACGACCGTGAATCCGACCAGAAGCCCGATGACAACAATGATCGCGGGCTCAATGACTGCAGAGAACTGCTTGATGCGCGCTTCCACTTCTGCTTCATACATTTGTGCAACGTTCTGGAGCATCTCTTCCATCCTGCCGGTCTTGGCCCCGACCTTTACGCTGGTTTTGAAGAACTGCCGGAACGCGTAATGCTGTTCTATCGCTTCCTCCAGACCCATTCCTTTTCGTATCGGTTCGATCATGCCCAAGAGCGCTTCCTTGTGCTTCATCAGACTTGCGGACTTTGCTCCAAGCTCCAGAGATCTATGAAATGTCTGGCCGGCGCTTACGAGCGTTCCCATGCTGCGCGAAACGAGCGCAAGTGATGACTTTTCCATGATTTCGCGAAGCAATCGCCATTTGCAGAGATATCGCTCGATCACTCGCTTTCCTTTTTCGGTGCGACAGTATCGCCGAAAGGCAAACACGCCAGCTGTTACTCCTGCTGCGATCAGAACGATCCAGCGCGCAATAAACTTCGATATGCCCATGGTGATTCTGGTCATCAACGGGAGCTGTGCACCAAGTTCGGCATACATGCTTGCAAAGGTCGGCATTACCTTCCAGTAAATAACCAGTAGCACAAGTGATCCGACAAGAATCAAAATCGCGGGATAAATCATCGCCTGTTTCAGCGTGCGCTGAAGGTTCCCCGCGCTTTCAGCTCTGCGGTATAAGACTTCCATCATTTCGGGAAGCTTTCCGGCTTCTTCTCCTGATTGCACGAGCGCAAGAAAAACTGGATCGAATACACCAGGATGCCTGCTGAAGGCTTCTGAAACAGTCATACCTTTTTGGAGATCCTTCATGATGATTGAAAGTGCCTGCCGGAAATTTTTGTTTTCGCTTTCTTCCAGAATATTTTCGATTGCTTCGATCGGAACCATTCCGGAATCCAATTGCTGACCGAACTGCTTGCAGAAAATCGCAAGCTCCAGATTGGATACTTTTCCCGCTCCCGTTACGGGAGTGTTATCCCGCAATGCGCGGACGCTGATTACGCGAAGGCCACGTTTATGAAAAATCTTTTGTGCGTGTTCAACCGTGGTTGCCTGAACATGAAGTTCCTGCCGCTCTCCTTTCTTTGTATAGGGTTCGACAATCGCCTTAAATAATGTCAGTGTGGGAAGAGCCTGCGTTTGTTGTTCGGTTTTCTTGAAAGGAAAAGGAAGTTCGCCAATAAAACCCTTCAAAGTCCTTTTTGCTGTCTCGATCGTCCCCTGCATAAGCCCAACTCCTCTGGTATTTATTTCTCAATAAGCCGTATCTCGTTTTTGAGATACCGGCATCCCAATTTGCATATATCCCGCTTAACGGATCTCTTCAGCTCCTGATTCCCATTCATGCGAAGCAAAATGGCGGAGCAAGAGCTATGCCAAATTGTTTTGTTGAATGCAGGATGGGACTTCCTGTCGCTGGCGGAATGAATCCAGAGTTTATTGATCTAAATGGGTCTTATGAATCGTGGCGAGTCTAGCTTTGTGAAGACTGTCTGACAATCTCTTATCCGGAACAAAACCGATCTTATTTTCAGATATCGTTAAATTGATTAAGAGGCCTGCATGTTCATAATATTTGCACGCATCTGCAACATCCTGTTTGTGCTCTTCGCTCAGTTTGGAAATGTCTACCAGAATTCCGCCATCGGGCGTCGCGCTAATGAGTTCAGCTTTATCCGCAGCGCTTGGAACATCGAATAATACGCTGTCCAGCGCCAAATCAATCAGGTTTTGAGTTGCAGATTCTTTGGCTGTGTCCCAGTCTTCGTTGGAGATGAGTTTAAAATAGGCACCAACAACGTGACTATCGTTGCGCTGGCAGTAAAACGCGCAATCCATGAAATATGAGTCCGCGTGAAAGTCGTATCCAGGGCCTGAATAATGCATTCGGGAGTCACAGGTTTCACAGAACGGATGATCAGGAGATGTATCCCCACACTCGTTCCGATACCATTTCTCCGGCGCAATCTTGATCTGGAGTCGGATGGTCAAGCCGCAAAGCGGACAGCGAAAACGAGAGTTCCCGATGGAGTGCATTTCCGTGCGCATCCGCGCACAGGCGCAAGTTACCAGGTCCTGGCTGATGATCATCTGTTCCAAGTATAAAGGAAGGAGAAAGGGAAAGCAGCAGTTCCCTCGCTGTCAAACGAAATTGAGGAAAATCTAAAGAGGAGATAAGAGAAAAATGAAAGTCTGCCGCGATTAACATGTGTTTCGTTTGTTATTATAGTTATGGCGATTTCGTTCTCCGCTATACTTGATTTGAAGAAACGGGTCGTACTCAAACACATATGAATGATAGAGATCTTCATCGAGCGTTAAAGACAGAGATTCTAGGAGAAACTGCATCTGGGGGTGTCAATTTCGTTGTGGCAAAACTTCAATGGAGCAAGGACGATATCGGCTGGAGTCTACATGCTTCGCCTCGATCTTACGGTTTATCCGGATATCAACTCACGGATTTCCTGAGTCACTTGGGTTTACCCGCAGCGTCTGTCCATTTTTTGGCGGCCAGGAATGTTATTCCCGTTGGGTTGATCTGAATTTTGACATTAATACGTTCGCAGTTGTTTTCGATGGCGCATTTCACAACGTAACGGCTGCGCAGGGTGACCTCCAAAGATGCGGATTCTTTTTTGCCCAGCCCGAGGGTTGGGGATACTTCTTCGGGCGCCATTCAAGTGGTGGTCGCCACGACCGCCAAATGTCCGGTGATGGTCATACTGCGATGACAACCAAATTCATGAAGCAATCTGAAGATGAGGTTTTTCAATACAAGTTTACCTGGCTTGAAACCGGATATGAGAAAGGATGGGTAATACATTACGGCCCGAAGCATCCGCCAATGTCCTCAGAACTTCAGAGTGCCTTTCAGTTTCTTGGAATGCAACATTTTCCGCAATGTCCGGAATACGATTTCGAATCGTGTGATTGGCGATCTATTGCCTTTAAGTCCAGAGGAGATGCTCCTTGGGATAGCAATGCTCAGAACGCCCACGGATGGTTCGATTCGCATGCACAATACTTTTCACCGGGAGTGCAAAGGTTGCTAACTGCCAATGCAGAGATTGAAAAAGTCGGCTTAACTTTCTTGCCATTTCCAAAACCCGAAGTACGACTTAACAGAGATCTTGAGAAAAAAACTGTACGCCCAAAGTCCAAGACCAAAACACAAGACCTGAATCAATTCGACGTTGCTATTTCCTTCGCTGCGACTGAACGCGAACATGCCGAAAGATTGGCCACTATGCTGAGAGATGCCGGTTTTGCAGTATTTTATGACGATTTCTATACGGAATACCTTTGGGGAAAGAATCTCTTCGACACGTTTGACGAGATTTTCAGGAAGCGTGCTCGTTTTTGCGTGATTTTTGTTTCAAAAGATTACAAAGAACGAATCTGGACCGATCATGAAAGACAAAGCGCTCAGGCGCGTGCACTAAATGAAAAAGGCAAGGAATATATTTTGCCTATAAAAGTAGATGACGCCGAGCTTGATGGAATGCCTCCTACAATTGGCTATCTTCCACTTGATAAAGGCATCGACAAAATAGCCGAACTGCTGATCAAGAAATTGAATTCCTGAAACTTCAGCCTGACCGCAGTTACAACACTATTCATCCCTGTGTATCCAAAGATGGCGAATGGCGGCAAGGATGGCTGACAAATCAGCGACTGAAAAGCTCGTTGTTCAATCTCCAAATAACGCCAGATCGGCGAGTTAAGCAAAGAAAGACCCTTATTTGGGTAGTGGCGGTTTAAGGTATACGGCCTCAGGGAATTCTGGATGATCCTTCCATTGCGCTCCATATTCGTTTCGTAGTTTGTTGGAGCGCAGGTTATAGTCAGCTGCGACCATGCTTATGAAGTAGCATGCCGTTCCTGCCGTAACCTCTTCGGGTAAGTTCCATGTTTCTCCGTCCTCATTCAAATCGACGTATAGGAGGCTCACTCTCTTCTTATACATCTGGCCGGAGGCCTTTTCTTTGACCAGCTCAGCGCGTTCCGTGATTGCTTGAAACCACTCAGCGTAAAGAGCCCGCTCCTCCGGATTGTTCCAATCAACCGTACTCGGGTCTAGAGCCTTTCCATATTTCTCTTGTTCTGTGCCGGAAAGGAGAGTGTGTATGCCAGCCCTGCTTTCAATCATCTTTGATGCATGATTATCGGAGGCGTTTCGAACCTGCGTCACACTGATATTCTCTCCACTCAATGCTTTCTTCCGAAGGCCGATCAGGATTTCCGATTTACCGATTTCTTCTCTGCTGAAGGATGCAAGAATGAGTGAACCGGAATACTGTTTCGTTTCATAAAGTGCCGCCGCACTCGTAAGAAGAAGGCCGGCATTCCGCATCGCATGGAATGCACCCTGAAGAAGAGTCAATTCGGAAACATTCCTTTGATTGGCCATCGTTATTCCTTCTAAATGTTTTGAAGAAAATCCTTCAGCGCCCCAAAAACTTTAACGGTTAGGTCTGGAATGCGTGATATCAGACGATTGAAATTTTCATCATGCGTTACAAAATTTTCAGCACATGACGCGTAAATCGCGTGCTGGATATCGGTTCTGTCTCCGGATACCGGCTGGAGAGCTTCAAACATTTCCCCATATACAAGGGAGTAACTGTACGCGAGCACGGCTTTGAGACGAGGGGAATGCTTC is a window encoding:
- a CDS encoding AbiV family abortive infection protein, whose protein sequence is MANQRNVSELTLLQGAFHAMRNAGLLLTSAAALYETKQYSGSLILASFSREEIGKSEILIGLRKKALSGENISVTQVRNASDNHASKMIESRAGIHTLLSGTEQEKYGKALDPSTVDWNNPEERALYAEWFQAITERAELVKEKASGQMYKKRVSLLYVDLNEDGETWNLPEEVTAGTACYFISMVAADYNLRSNKLRNEYGAQWKDHPEFPEAVYLKPPLPK
- a CDS encoding type II secretion system F family protein; protein product: MQGTIETAKRTLKGFIGELPFPFKKTEQQTQALPTLTLFKAIVEPYTKKGERQELHVQATTVEHAQKIFHKRGLRVISVRALRDNTPVTGAGKVSNLELAIFCKQFGQQLDSGMVPIEAIENILEESENKNFRQALSIIMKDLQKGMTVSEAFSRHPGVFDPVFLALVQSGEEAGKLPEMMEVLYRRAESAGNLQRTLKQAMIYPAILILVGSLVLLVIYWKVMPTFASMYAELGAQLPLMTRITMGISKFIARWIVLIAAGVTAGVFAFRRYCRTEKGKRVIERYLCKWRLLREIMEKSSLALVSRSMGTLVSAGQTFHRSLELGAKSASLMKHKEALLGMIEPIRKGMGLEEAIEQHYAFRQFFKTSVKVGAKTGRMEEMLQNVAQMYEAEVEARIKQFSAVIEPAIIVVIGLLVGFTVVSLYSPLFNLINMID
- a CDS encoding TIR domain-containing protein, which encodes MTTKFMKQSEDEVFQYKFTWLETGYEKGWVIHYGPKHPPMSSELQSAFQFLGMQHFPQCPEYDFESCDWRSIAFKSRGDAPWDSNAQNAHGWFDSHAQYFSPGVQRLLTANAEIEKVGLTFLPFPKPEVRLNRDLEKKTVRPKSKTKTQDLNQFDVAISFAATEREHAERLATMLRDAGFAVFYDDFYTEYLWGKNLFDTFDEIFRKRARFCVIFVSKDYKERIWTDHERQSAQARALNEKGKEYILPIKVDDAELDGMPPTIGYLPLDKGIDKIAELLIKKLNS